A stretch of the Hydra vulgaris chromosome 09, alternate assembly HydraT2T_AEP genome encodes the following:
- the LOC100192286 gene encoding pol-RFamide neuropeptides, translating to MLSNKKVELLFALVLVVVAVVRSEDKNLLLEDNKDVKRIVNDYLETKNGEQLMSGRFGKRETDEGDSDDEDSSEYENEYDDELENQGLANVRYERQLMRGRFGREKNAVSNEDQWLGGRFGREAATQWFNGRFGRDIEGRFLPRFAKESNKPHLRGRFGRAAKL from the exons ATGTTGAGCAATAAAAAAGTCGAACTATTATTTGCTTTGGTGTTAGTTGTTGTAGCTGTTGTAAGATCTGaagataaaaatcttttattagaAGATAACAAGGATGTAAAAAGAATCGTAAATGATTACTTAGAAACAAAAAATGGAGAACAGCTTATGTCAGGAAGGTTTGGGAAAAGAGAAACTGATGAGGGAGACAGTGATGATGAAGATAGCAGTGAATATGAAAATGAATACGATG atgaATTAGAAAACCAAGGACTTGCAAATGTGAGATATGAAAGACAACTAATGCGAGGACGATTTGGAAGAGAAAAAAATGCAGTAAGTAACGAGGATCAATGGCTTGGAGGACGTTTTGGTAGAGAAGCTGCAACTCAATGGTTTAACGGACGGTTTGGAAGAGATATCGAAGGACGATTTCTCCCTCGTTTTGCAAAAGAATCTAATAAACCACATCTCAGAGGAAGATTTGGTAGAGCTGCAAAGTTGTAA